Below is a genomic region from Bordetella pertussis 18323.
AGCGCCTGGCGCTCGTCGGCCTCGCGCAGGCGGCGCAGGTCGTGCCGCAAGGGTTCGGGCCGGGGCGTGCCCGCGTGCGGCGCGCTGCCGGCGCGGCGCCGGAAGTCATCCACCACGGCGGCGGGGTCGAGCTCCAGGCGCGCCAGCATGCGCTCGAGCAGCCGGGGCGCCACCCCGGGCGGGTAATCGGCGCCGCCGGCAAAGCGCGCGAAGCCGTTGATGGCGATGTAGGCGATGCAGCCCGGCGCAGGAGACTGCAGGATTTTCAGAAAGCCGAGCGAATGGCCGATCGCTACCACGGGCGCGCCGTCCGCGGGCGGTTCGACGGCGGGGCCGAAATAGCCGGCGTCGGCGGCCTGCTGGGGCCAGTCGGCCAGCGCGGCGCGCAACGGCGCCCAGACGCCGGCGTCGTGGGCCCAGCCATGTTCGAAGCGCAGCAGCGGGCGGGGCGCGCTCATGCCGCCTGCCGCACGGCGCGCCAGCCGGCGGCCAGGGCCTCGATCAACTGGTCCAGCTCGGCCTCGCCGTGCGCGGCGCTCAGGGCGATGCGCAAGCGGCTGGTGCCGGCCGGCACCGTGGGCGGGCGGATCGCCACCGCCAGCAGGCCGCGCCGCTCCAGCTCGGCGGCCAGGGCCAGCGCATGGCCGGCGTCGCCGATGATGGCCGGCACGATCTGGGTCGAGGATGCGCCGCAATCGATGCCCTGCGCGGCCAGGCTGGCGCGCAGGCGTTCGCCGTGGCCCTGCAGGGTGGCGCGCGCCTGGTCCAGCCGGGGCACCAGGTCCAGCGCCGCGTCGATGGCGCCCAGCACGGCCGGCGGCAGCGCGGTGGTGTAGATGAAACCGGAGCAGGCATTGACCAGGTAGTCGCACAGCGCCCGCGAGCCGGCCACGTAGGCGCCGAAGCTGCCCAGGCCCTTGCTGAAGGTGCCCATGGCCAGGTCGACGCCGCCGGGCGCCAGGCCCGCCAGCCCCATGCCGCGCGGCCCCAGCACGCCGGTCGCGTGCGCTTCGTCCAGGTACAGGAAGGCATGGTGGCGGGCCGCCAGCGCGGCCAGCGCCGGCACGTCGGCGCGGTCGCCATCCATGCTGAAGACGCTCTCGGTCACGATGAAGCGCGCGCCCGGGGCGCCGGCCCGTTCGGCCAGCAGGTGTTCCAGGTGCGCCAGGTCGTTATGGCGGAAGCGGATCTGGCGCACGCCGGCGGCCTGGCAGCCATGGTGCAGGCTGGCGTGGTTGAGCCGGTCGGTGTAGACCTGCGGCTCGCCCTGCGCGGCCGCGGCCTTGAACAGGGCCGGCAGCACCGCGGCGTTGGCCTGCCAGCCGCTGGCCAGCAGCAAGGCGGCCTCGGTGCCTTTCAGGCGCGCCAGCTTGGCTTCGACCTGTTCGTGCAGGTCCAGGTTGCCGCATACCAGCCGCGAGGCCTGCGCGCCGGCGCCGTGCCGGGTGGCCCACAGGCTGGCGCGCTCGGCCAGCAGCGGGTGGCGCGCCAGCCCCAGGTAGTCGTTGCTGGAGAAATTGACCAGGGTGCGGCCATCGAGGGCCAGCCGGCCGGGGGGCGTCGCGGCGGCGTGGCGCAGGCGGCGGCGCACCTGGCGCTGCGCGGCCTGCTCCAGCGCGGCGGTGAACAGGGAATCCAGCTTGGACATAGACACGACCCGGCTTGTCGGACAGGGCCAGGCGCGCCTGGCCGTAGAATGCCGAGCATTGTAGTGGAGCGGCCGGCGCCGCTCCCGGTTTCCGGAAACGAGCATGTCTAACACCACGCCTGCCTGGATGGCCCAGGGCTATCCCCATATCTGGCTGCCCTATGCGCAGATGAAGACCGCCGCGCCGCCGCTGCCGGTGGTGCGCAGCCACGGCAGCCTGCTGGAGCTGGCCGACGGACGCACGCTGATCGACGGCGTGGCCGCGTGGTGGACGGCCTGCCATGGCTACAACCACCCTCATATCGCCCAGGCGGTGCGCGAGCAGCTGGACCGCATGCCGCATGTGATGTTCGGCGGCCTGGCGCACGAGCCGGCGCTGAACCTGGCCAGCCGCCTGAGCGCGCTGCTGGGGCCGGGGCTGGAACGCGTGTTCTACACCGATTCGGGTTCGGTGGCGGTGGAGGTGGCCATGAAAATGGCCGTGCAGTTCTGGCTCAACCAGGGCGAGCGCGGCCGCACGCGCTTCGTGGCGTTTCGCGGCGGCTACCATGGCGACACCTTCGGCACCATGGCGGTGTGCGACCCGGACGAGGGGATGCACGCCATGTTCCGCGGCCTGCTGCCCGAGCACGAC
It encodes:
- the bioF gene encoding 8-amino-7-oxononanoate synthase, coding for MSKLDSLFTAALEQAAQRQVRRRLRHAAATPPGRLALDGRTLVNFSSNDYLGLARHPLLAERASLWATRHGAGAQASRLVCGNLDLHEQVEAKLARLKGTEAALLLASGWQANAAVLPALFKAAAAQGEPQVYTDRLNHASLHHGCQAAGVRQIRFRHNDLAHLEHLLAERAGAPGARFIVTESVFSMDGDRADVPALAALAARHHAFLYLDEAHATGVLGPRGMGLAGLAPGGVDLAMGTFSKGLGSFGAYVAGSRALCDYLVNACSGFIYTTALPPAVLGAIDAALDLVPRLDQARATLQGHGERLRASLAAQGIDCGASSTQIVPAIIGDAGHALALAAELERRGLLAVAIRPPTVPAGTSRLRIALSAAHGEAELDQLIEALAAGWRAVRQAA
- a CDS encoding alpha/beta fold hydrolase, encoding MSAPRPLLRFEHGWAHDAGVWAPLRAALADWPQQAADAGYFGPAVEPPADGAPVVAIGHSLGFLKILQSPAPGCIAYIAINGFARFAGGADYPPGVAPRLLERMLARLELDPAAVVDDFRRRAGSAPHAGTPRPEPLRHDLRRLREADERQALAASRLPLLALAGTADPIVPPALTRAQFGACAGLHWRDGGGHLLPASDPDWCAGRIRAFLAGLPA